The following are encoded in a window of Nibricoccus aquaticus genomic DNA:
- a CDS encoding FKBP-type peptidyl-prolyl cis-trans isomerase, producing MKRVLIFLGAFALGLLPPGYAAESNPDNGLLVEAWGRIVARESNADKFGFDETQRAVLVKGLEAGIAQQPPPQPLDQIYTDVIHFVEVRTAEFRKMQKAENLAAADVYFDALKQKPGVIVLPGGVCCEVLRAGDGESPRADQAVTVTYHARLLDGAEFDSTEQLGAVEIVLSKIIRGWADGIQTMRVGGKARLHVPPALGFSDSDAAMMGIPPGATTVAEIELLAIKDAPMEEQPPPPAPVPPLHEPAGFSERQIIETWGWLLAQERGVARVELSADERFRFIAGLTGALEKRAADFDEAKLYDSVARFVAGRQEAREKMIREKRAAENAVFFEKLKADPEIVSLPSGLCYEVVRPGEGRPPRSDQRVLVNYTGRLIDGTLFDRTDPELGPLEVDVGRVIAGWTEGIQKIGTGGRITLYIPPTLGYGDVSTGGIPVGAVLIFDIELLKVSDVPVE from the coding sequence ATGAAGCGGGTTCTCATTTTTCTAGGGGCATTCGCGCTCGGTCTTCTCCCGCCCGGCTATGCTGCTGAGAGCAATCCGGACAACGGACTGCTCGTCGAAGCGTGGGGCCGGATCGTGGCGCGTGAATCCAATGCCGACAAATTCGGCTTCGATGAAACTCAGCGTGCCGTGCTCGTGAAGGGATTGGAAGCGGGCATCGCGCAGCAACCGCCGCCGCAGCCGCTCGATCAGATCTACACGGATGTGATACATTTCGTCGAAGTGCGGACGGCGGAGTTTCGGAAGATGCAGAAGGCGGAGAATCTCGCCGCGGCGGACGTGTACTTCGACGCGTTGAAACAGAAGCCTGGAGTGATCGTGCTGCCGGGCGGTGTTTGTTGCGAAGTGCTGCGCGCGGGTGACGGCGAGTCGCCGCGCGCGGATCAGGCGGTGACGGTGACGTATCACGCGCGGCTGCTGGATGGCGCGGAGTTCGACAGCACGGAGCAACTCGGCGCGGTTGAGATCGTCCTCAGTAAAATTATTCGCGGCTGGGCCGACGGAATTCAGACGATGCGTGTTGGAGGGAAAGCACGGTTGCACGTGCCGCCCGCGCTCGGTTTTAGCGATAGCGATGCGGCGATGATGGGCATTCCGCCCGGCGCGACGACGGTCGCCGAGATCGAGCTGCTCGCGATCAAAGACGCGCCGATGGAAGAGCAGCCACCGCCGCCAGCGCCGGTGCCGCCACTGCATGAACCGGCGGGATTTTCAGAGAGGCAGATCATCGAGACGTGGGGCTGGCTGCTCGCGCAGGAGCGCGGTGTCGCTCGCGTGGAGTTGAGCGCGGATGAACGCTTTCGTTTCATTGCGGGGCTGACGGGTGCTTTGGAAAAGCGGGCGGCAGATTTCGATGAAGCTAAGTTGTATGACTCGGTCGCACGCTTTGTGGCGGGACGTCAGGAGGCCAGGGAAAAGATGATCCGTGAAAAGCGGGCGGCGGAGAACGCGGTGTTTTTTGAGAAACTGAAGGCTGATCCCGAGATCGTCTCACTGCCCAGCGGGTTGTGCTACGAAGTCGTGCGGCCGGGCGAGGGACGACCGCCACGGAGCGACCAGCGCGTGCTGGTGAACTACACCGGGCGATTGATCGATGGCACCCTGTTTGACCGAACCGACCCGGAGCTGGGGCCACTTGAAGTGGATGTGGGCCGAGTCATCGCGGGGTGGACGGAAGGTATTCAGAAGATAGGCACAGGCGGGCGCATCACGCTCTACATCCCGCCGACGCTGGGTTACGGCGATGTTTCCACCGGAGGAATTCCCGTCGGGGCGGTGCTGATTTTTGACATCGAGCTGCTCAAGGTCAGCGATGTGCCGGTGGAGTAG
- a CDS encoding right-handed parallel beta-helix repeat-containing protein: MFTSHAPRLAKILGLALSSAFLGGAVAKADIVSDIQNAKSGTTINVSGTYSITTRINVPSGVTVTGPATFNFNGASAGFVPGNNTRLNQLTVKNVNGVGIYIYGTSGSIINSCIATGNKNTGIQIQGAGAKNNTIQYCQSYSNIDTATLGQNADGFAAKFSTGTGNVFKNCLGHHNSDDGWDFWQAGAAVTVTSCNAYNNGSLSAGNGNGFKMGSSGMNLAHVMTSCKAYSNSGTTGCGFTQNGNTGATKIISCSSYSNKTKDLLTNCVLSGGSSMQY, translated from the coding sequence ATGTTCACGTCTCACGCTCCCCGCCTCGCCAAAATCCTTGGCCTGGCTCTTTCGTCTGCATTCCTCGGCGGCGCTGTCGCCAAGGCCGACATCGTATCCGACATCCAAAACGCCAAGTCAGGCACCACCATCAACGTCTCGGGCACTTACTCGATCACGACCCGCATCAACGTGCCCAGCGGTGTCACGGTCACTGGCCCGGCGACGTTTAACTTCAACGGTGCCAGCGCAGGCTTCGTCCCGGGCAACAACACCCGCCTCAATCAGCTCACGGTCAAAAACGTGAACGGCGTCGGTATCTACATCTACGGTACATCCGGCAGCATCATCAACTCGTGCATCGCCACCGGTAACAAAAACACCGGCATCCAGATCCAGGGCGCGGGCGCGAAGAATAACACGATCCAATACTGCCAGTCGTACAGCAACATCGACACCGCCACGCTCGGCCAGAACGCCGACGGTTTCGCGGCCAAGTTCTCCACCGGCACCGGCAACGTCTTCAAGAACTGCCTCGGCCATCATAACTCCGATGACGGCTGGGATTTCTGGCAGGCCGGAGCCGCTGTCACCGTGACGAGCTGCAACGCCTACAACAACGGCTCGCTCTCCGCGGGCAACGGCAACGGCTTCAAGATGGGCAGCTCCGGCATGAACCTCGCGCACGTGATGACCTCCTGCAAAGCCTACTCTAACAGCGGCACCACCGGCTGCGGCTTCACCCAGAACGGCAACACTGGCGCGACCAAGATCATCAGCTGCAGCAGCTATAGCAATAAAACCAAAGATTTGCTGACCAACTGCGTCCTCAGCGGTGGCAGCAGCATGCAATACTGA
- a CDS encoding pectinesterase family protein: MISLRRLLAACSAALVFTHLSPAATILDDSFADGSSVNQNLATNSVQVFKSRTGTTRTDATGSVTYGQTQTSAEAHWFHFTDTTPVSLQVGDSITVSATFSLTTPAASGGTVRFGLFDSKTTRLLVDKTGGHSDPLLSDDPGYMGQLATDANAAVGPFTWLGRRDTLVTTNLFNSTADFPLLASLTAGSTDRVALASGVPYTLSLKVERQSFTVNIVTLSITGGALPSTYTYTGTDNGAATSSYAFDWFGFRYSGSNLASAVVFTNVKVVTATATPTAPAITTQPASQSVNVGANASFNVVATGTGLTYQWYKDTVAIGSATSDTLALTNVQLSDAGSYTVKVTNTGGDVTSSAAVLTVNTPAVAPSITTHPAGQTVNAGASASFSVVASGTAPLTYQWKKDGADIGGATGATYTIASTVTGDSGSYTVVVTNSVNSATSNAAVLTVNSGAGSAPTITTQPMSRNIVAGSDVTLTVAATGTGPFTYQWKKDSTDISGATGASLVLANLSPSDSGNYTVVVTNAGGGTPSSVARLAVAPAGALAWQSYNATTGARISANAASFDPATNTYTFTVPANSTQTLVTSSFVPLVLAKPATGSNNLPVTFSMKSSGGYGINGSVQFAYTGFGLFNDGGTLPAATGNFTDDKGLWIELYQSTGAVSMKPQSVTSTVPFCPVGLMALDINSPYGMGTGTGGALGTIADNVLVDMTVRPSALASGAVQLGTSTSTVATSGGAFVDNATNGTAINRRVYSSASSGLSVASASITFNQFGYQFQNSTASDVTLQLSNFTGLMPPPYFTTQPPSSMIVTTGESVTFAAVAAGSATSYQWQVSTNGGTSFANISSVSNASAATAALTLTNVQSADAGIYQLVATNAAGSTASAQITVTVSSTPFAPVIATQPVSKTVTAGAAASFSVTASGTAPLTYQWRKSTDAGATYADIGGANTASLAFASATIADNGLYVVRLTNGQGTVTSDAATFTVNQSPLITAQPVSVTPAPGASATLSVVATASPSPTYQWKKNGVSITGATSASLTLSTVSGADTGNYTVTVTNAAGSVTSTTASVNVLSASLAVSSLTPLNAASAIFPDAPLTITFNQPISAGLNGSIKIYDAASPVTPVDTISFANATARSASAALLALPIQTKTVGTLAGFSYYPVTISGNTATIYPRNLSLTYGKTYYVMVDAGVFTDASGLAFSGITNTTTWTFTTKAAPATATTYTVAKDGSGDFASVQAALDFIPANNTTPTTILIKNGTYYEIVYWVSKNQLTIKGESRTGTIVGYPNNNTLNPQGTNGRAAFEGRSSTGTVLTNLTIKNFTPIGGSQAEAVYFNNNADAQTIITGVNLSSFQDTLNVNGPTYISNTYIEGDTDFMWGGGPVFFENCELKMLTSATFYTQVRNPATNHGFVYLNCLFSAGSNVTGAYLGRLNQNAPAYTEMVLLNCVIADNLLTPAAWDANTITDRSNTLCVEYNSRKQSDNTPVDVSGRISWSYQWTQPANATEITNYSNAYWVLNTQKNGTANTTTWTPALAPAIITQPASVSGALGQSATFTVAATGAPAPTYQWKKNGTDITGATSATYTIASPVIGDAGSYTVVVTNATSAVTSSAAALTLASLPVITTQPVSISGAIGQSASFSVVATGVPAPTYQWKKGGIDITGATGASYAIASPVVGDAGTYTVVVTNAAGSVTSNAATLTLGSLPAITTQPAAVSVNVGTTATFSVIASGTGPLTYQWQKNSVNISGATSTSYTINPVQTIDGASYRVVVTNALGSTTSNAATLTVGTVFTAPVPDGYAASVTGGGTAGVAVNATTAADFRTYAEDTTARTITVSGTLNLGATKVAVKSNKTIQGIDGNATLIGNLELASGVSNVVIRGLNITNPTAGADGISLVGATNVYITHCTLFDCADGLIDITGGADNVTVSWCEFYYTTAQTTHRYAMTIGAATGETKALRVSLHHNWFSDRADQSLPATTWGQVHMYNNFLNSAANTSATSVLANAQLLSERNQYTSLASPLTKSGGGLIRANNNVYTTTTGTAADAGTDTVFTPTYSYEMLVTSDVSALVQSGAGNTAGAASASLASASATITASGTSITTGGSFTLTATFTGFTGTAYQWRLNNAPITGGNTATYTVASAQAANAGVYTVLIVKTSGDVVSAPVTISVNTPPATPVTPEAKKDGGGAPSFWFFAALSLLALGRRHKRRCQAAISAG, from the coding sequence ATGATCTCGCTCCGTCGTTTGTTAGCGGCATGCTCCGCCGCGCTCGTCTTCACGCATCTCTCGCCCGCAGCGACGATCCTCGACGACTCGTTCGCGGATGGCAGCAGCGTGAACCAAAACCTGGCGACCAATTCGGTGCAGGTATTCAAGTCACGCACGGGCACCACGCGGACGGATGCCACCGGATCGGTGACCTACGGGCAGACGCAGACGAGCGCTGAGGCGCATTGGTTTCATTTCACCGACACGACTCCGGTGAGTTTGCAGGTGGGCGACAGCATCACGGTGAGTGCCACGTTTTCTCTAACCACACCCGCAGCATCGGGAGGCACCGTCCGCTTCGGGTTGTTCGACTCGAAGACGACCCGCCTTCTCGTGGACAAAACCGGCGGGCATAGCGACCCCCTGCTCTCGGATGATCCCGGCTACATGGGCCAGCTCGCGACCGACGCGAATGCCGCCGTGGGGCCCTTCACCTGGCTCGGCCGCCGCGACACGCTGGTGACCACCAATCTCTTTAACTCGACCGCCGACTTCCCGTTGCTGGCGAGCCTCACCGCCGGTTCGACTGATCGAGTAGCCCTGGCTTCCGGTGTGCCCTACACGCTCAGCCTCAAAGTCGAGCGCCAGAGCTTCACGGTGAACATCGTCACGCTCTCGATCACAGGCGGAGCCCTTCCATCCACGTACACCTACACCGGTACGGATAACGGCGCGGCCACTTCCAGCTACGCGTTCGACTGGTTTGGCTTTCGCTACAGCGGCAGCAACCTGGCATCGGCGGTCGTCTTCACGAACGTCAAAGTCGTCACCGCAACCGCGACACCAACGGCTCCCGCCATCACCACCCAGCCCGCGAGCCAGTCGGTGAATGTCGGTGCTAACGCCTCCTTTAACGTCGTCGCGACCGGCACAGGCCTGACCTATCAGTGGTACAAAGACACCGTCGCCATCGGCAGCGCGACTTCGGATACGCTGGCGCTCACGAATGTGCAGCTCTCCGACGCGGGCAGCTACACCGTCAAAGTCACCAACACCGGCGGCGATGTCACCAGTTCGGCCGCCGTGCTCACCGTCAACACCCCCGCCGTCGCCCCCTCCATCACCACGCATCCCGCCGGGCAGACCGTGAACGCTGGAGCCAGCGCCAGTTTCAGCGTCGTTGCCTCGGGCACCGCGCCGCTCACTTACCAATGGAAAAAAGATGGTGCGGACATCGGCGGCGCGACCGGCGCGACCTACACGATTGCGAGCACGGTCACCGGCGATTCCGGCAGCTACACCGTTGTCGTCACCAACTCCGTCAACAGCGCCACCAGCAACGCCGCAGTCCTCACGGTTAACTCCGGCGCAGGCAGCGCTCCGACGATCACGACGCAGCCGATGAGCCGTAACATCGTCGCCGGTTCGGACGTCACGCTCACCGTCGCCGCCACGGGCACCGGGCCGTTCACCTATCAGTGGAAGAAGGACTCCACCGACATCAGCGGTGCGACGGGTGCGAGCCTGGTCCTCGCCAATCTGTCTCCGTCTGACTCTGGCAACTACACCGTCGTCGTCACCAACGCGGGCGGCGGCACGCCCAGCAGCGTGGCCCGTCTCGCGGTTGCTCCTGCGGGTGCGCTCGCCTGGCAGTCGTACAATGCCACCACTGGCGCGCGGATCAGCGCCAACGCAGCGAGCTTCGATCCCGCGACCAACACCTACACCTTCACGGTTCCCGCCAACAGCACGCAGACGCTCGTCACAAGCAGCTTCGTGCCGCTCGTGCTGGCCAAGCCCGCGACCGGATCGAACAACCTTCCGGTGACCTTCTCGATGAAGTCGTCAGGCGGCTACGGCATCAACGGCTCCGTCCAGTTTGCCTACACCGGTTTCGGCCTCTTCAACGACGGAGGCACGCTTCCCGCCGCGACGGGCAATTTCACCGACGACAAAGGTCTCTGGATCGAACTCTACCAGAGCACTGGTGCGGTGAGCATGAAACCTCAGAGCGTGACGAGCACCGTGCCGTTCTGTCCGGTCGGTTTGATGGCGCTCGATATCAATTCTCCCTACGGCATGGGCACCGGCACCGGCGGCGCGCTCGGCACCATCGCCGATAATGTGCTCGTTGACATGACCGTGCGTCCCTCGGCGCTCGCCAGCGGCGCGGTGCAGCTCGGCACCTCGACCAGCACCGTGGCCACCAGCGGCGGCGCGTTTGTCGATAACGCGACCAACGGCACGGCGATCAATCGTCGCGTGTATAGTAGCGCGTCGTCGGGCCTCTCCGTCGCGAGCGCGTCGATCACGTTCAACCAGTTCGGTTATCAGTTCCAGAATTCCACCGCCAGCGATGTCACGCTCCAGTTGAGCAACTTCACCGGCCTCATGCCGCCGCCGTATTTCACGACCCAGCCGCCCTCCAGCATGATCGTCACCACCGGCGAAAGCGTGACCTTCGCCGCCGTCGCCGCAGGCAGCGCGACTTCCTACCAATGGCAGGTCAGCACCAACGGCGGCACCTCGTTCGCCAACATTAGTTCCGTCTCCAACGCCTCGGCCGCCACCGCCGCACTCACGCTCACCAACGTCCAGTCCGCAGACGCCGGCATCTATCAACTCGTCGCCACGAACGCCGCCGGTTCCACGGCGAGCGCGCAGATCACCGTCACCGTTTCCTCCACGCCCTTCGCTCCCGTGATTGCGACGCAGCCCGTCAGCAAGACCGTCACCGCAGGCGCCGCCGCGTCCTTCAGCGTCACCGCCAGCGGCACCGCTCCGCTCACTTACCAATGGCGCAAGAGCACCGACGCCGGGGCGACCTACGCCGATATTGGCGGCGCGAATACAGCCAGCCTCGCCTTCGCCAGCGCAACCATCGCCGACAACGGCCTCTACGTCGTCCGCCTGACCAACGGCCAGGGCACGGTCACGAGCGATGCCGCCACGTTCACCGTGAATCAGTCGCCGCTCATCACCGCTCAGCCCGTAAGCGTCACGCCAGCGCCGGGCGCATCGGCCACGCTCTCCGTCGTAGCCACGGCGTCACCTTCACCGACTTATCAATGGAAGAAAAACGGCGTCTCCATCACGGGCGCGACCAGCGCCAGCCTCACACTCTCGACGGTCAGCGGAGCCGACACCGGCAATTACACCGTCACCGTGACCAACGCCGCCGGCAGCGTCACCAGCACCACCGCCTCGGTGAATGTCCTCTCGGCCAGCCTCGCCGTATCGAGCCTCACACCGCTCAACGCCGCCAGTGCGATTTTCCCCGACGCGCCGCTCACGATCACGTTTAACCAGCCGATCTCCGCCGGGCTCAACGGCTCGATCAAGATCTACGACGCCGCCAGCCCCGTGACGCCTGTCGATACGATCAGTTTCGCCAACGCCACCGCACGCTCTGCCTCGGCCGCGTTGCTCGCACTCCCGATCCAGACCAAGACTGTCGGCACGCTCGCGGGCTTCAGCTATTACCCGGTCACGATCTCTGGCAACACCGCCACGATCTACCCGCGCAACCTCAGTCTGACCTACGGGAAAACTTACTACGTCATGGTCGATGCCGGCGTCTTCACCGATGCCAGCGGTCTCGCATTCAGCGGTATCACAAACACGACGACGTGGACCTTCACCACCAAGGCCGCTCCCGCCACCGCCACGACCTACACTGTCGCCAAGGATGGCTCGGGCGACTTCGCCAGCGTGCAGGCCGCGCTCGATTTCATCCCGGCCAACAACACCACGCCGACCACGATCCTCATCAAGAACGGCACCTACTACGAAATCGTTTACTGGGTCTCGAAGAACCAGCTCACGATCAAAGGCGAGAGCCGCACCGGCACGATCGTCGGTTATCCCAATAACAACACGCTGAACCCGCAGGGCACCAACGGCCGCGCCGCTTTCGAGGGACGCAGCAGCACAGGCACCGTGCTCACGAACCTCACGATCAAAAACTTCACGCCCATCGGTGGCAGCCAGGCCGAGGCGGTTTATTTCAACAATAACGCCGACGCACAGACGATCATCACGGGCGTCAATCTCTCCAGCTTCCAGGACACGCTCAACGTCAACGGACCGACCTACATCTCCAATACCTACATCGAGGGCGACACCGACTTCATGTGGGGCGGCGGCCCGGTTTTCTTCGAAAACTGCGAGCTGAAGATGCTCACCTCGGCTACATTCTACACGCAGGTCCGCAATCCTGCCACGAACCACGGCTTCGTTTATCTGAACTGCTTGTTCAGCGCGGGCAGCAATGTCACCGGCGCCTATCTCGGCCGCCTGAATCAAAACGCGCCCGCTTACACCGAGATGGTGCTGCTCAACTGCGTGATCGCCGACAACCTCCTCACGCCCGCCGCGTGGGATGCGAATACCATCACCGACCGCAGCAACACGCTCTGCGTCGAGTACAACTCCCGCAAACAGAGCGACAACACGCCCGTCGATGTCTCCGGCCGCATCTCCTGGTCCTATCAATGGACGCAGCCCGCCAACGCCACCGAGATCACCAACTACAGCAACGCCTACTGGGTCTTGAACACGCAGAAGAACGGCACGGCCAACACCACCACGTGGACGCCCGCACTCGCTCCCGCGATCATCACGCAGCCCGCCAGCGTCTCTGGCGCACTCGGTCAGTCTGCGACGTTTACGGTGGCAGCCACCGGCGCTCCAGCGCCCACTTACCAGTGGAAAAAGAACGGCACCGACATCACCGGTGCCACCAGCGCGACCTACACCATCGCGTCTCCGGTAATCGGAGACGCTGGAAGCTACACTGTGGTTGTGACCAATGCCACGAGCGCTGTCACCAGTTCGGCTGCGGCGCTCACGCTGGCCAGCCTGCCGGTCATCACGACGCAGCCCGTCAGCATCTCGGGCGCTATTGGCCAGAGCGCCTCCTTCAGCGTCGTCGCCACCGGCGTACCTGCGCCCACTTACCAGTGGAAAAAGGGCGGCATCGACATCACGGGGGCCACTGGCGCCAGCTATGCGATCGCGTCTCCGGTTGTCGGAGATGCCGGCACCTACACCGTGGTCGTCACCAACGCCGCCGGCTCCGTCACCAGCAACGCCGCCACGCTCACGCTCGGTAGTCTGCCCGCGATCACGACCCAGCCCGCCGCTGTCTCCGTCAATGTCGGCACTACCGCGACCTTCTCGGTCATCGCGTCCGGCACCGGTCCGCTGACTTACCAATGGCAGAAGAACTCCGTGAACATCAGCGGTGCGACCTCCACGAGCTACACGATCAATCCTGTGCAGACCATCGACGGCGCTTCGTACCGCGTGGTGGTCACCAACGCGCTCGGCTCCACCACGAGCAATGCCGCCACGCTCACCGTCGGCACGGTCTTCACCGCGCCGGTCCCTGATGGTTATGCCGCATCTGTCACCGGTGGCGGCACTGCTGGAGTCGCCGTGAACGCGACCACCGCCGCCGACTTCCGCACCTACGCCGAGGACACCACCGCCCGCACGATCACCGTCAGCGGCACGCTCAATCTCGGAGCTACGAAGGTCGCCGTGAAATCCAACAAGACCATCCAGGGTATCGACGGTAACGCCACGCTCATCGGCAACCTGGAACTCGCGAGCGGCGTTTCCAACGTCGTCATCCGCGGGCTGAACATCACCAACCCGACCGCGGGCGCTGACGGCATCTCCCTCGTGGGCGCGACCAACGTATACATCACGCACTGCACGCTCTTCGACTGCGCTGATGGGCTCATCGATATCACCGGCGGCGCGGACAACGTCACCGTTTCGTGGTGCGAGTTCTACTACACGACCGCGCAGACCACGCACCGCTATGCCATGACCATCGGTGCAGCCACCGGTGAGACGAAGGCGCTCCGCGTCTCGCTTCATCACAACTGGTTTTCCGATCGCGCCGACCAAAGCCTGCCCGCGACGACCTGGGGCCAGGTCCACATGTACAATAATTTCCTCAACAGCGCCGCCAACACCTCGGCGACCAGCGTGCTGGCTAACGCGCAGCTGCTGAGCGAGCGTAACCAGTACACCAGCCTCGCCAGCCCGCTCACGAAATCCGGTGGCGGCCTCATCCGGGCCAACAATAACGTGTACACGACCACGACCGGCACCGCCGCCGATGCGGGCACCGACACCGTGTTCACGCCGACGTACTCATACGAAATGCTGGTGACGAGCGACGTCAGTGCGCTGGTGCAGTCCGGCGCGGGCAACACCGCCGGCGCCGCCTCCGCCTCGCTCGCTTCAGCCTCGGCGACGATCACCGCCTCGGGCACGTCGATTACGACGGGCGGCTCGTTCACGCTCACCGCCACGTTCACGGGCTTCACCGGCACGGCGTACCAGTGGCGCTTGAACAACGCGCCGATCACCGGTGGCAACACCGCGACCTACACCGTCGCGAGTGCGCAAGCGGCCAACGCCGGCGTGTACACCGTGCTTATCGTGAAAACCTCCGGCGACGTGGTCAGCGCTCCGGTGACGATCTCCGTCAACACGCCGCCCGCCACGCCCGTGACGCCCGAGGCGAAAAAGGACGGCGGTGGCGCGCCGTCGTTCTGGTTCTTTGCCGCACTTTCGCTCCTGGCTCTAGGGCGCCGCCACAAACGGCGATGCCAGGCAGCGATCAGCGCCGGTTAG